The Apium graveolens cultivar Ventura chromosome 10, ASM990537v1, whole genome shotgun sequence nucleotide sequence TCAGTACGTTGCCTCGTCTATAGAGGCTGATGTATATGCATATATGCATAACCTTCACCTTTGAAAAGCTTTTACCTAACAGCCAAAAACTGAAATGCATGCCAAGTTGGATCAAATTGAGCAAAGTTTAAGTCATGCAAGAATACTCTGCTGACTTGTTAATTAGATGCAACAAAATGCGTACACATCAacataatattaatttaattttgaGACTAGACATTTATAGTGTAAATGACATATTCAGAATTATTGGAGGCTGCAATTCCATCCATAATCATGTAAGAGAAATGACTTGTAACGGATAAACTTGGCGATGTAAGGTCATTTGGCTAATATAATAGTTATTTTACAGCATGCAAATGTATGCCAAGGCAAAAAATTACTCCATAACGCGACTAACTTGGTTTCATTATGGTTTTGTTTCTTTTTTACTTCAGGCGGTTTCTCCTTGCAAGTCATGTTCAAGTAGATCCCTAATGAAACTCTGCTAAAATTTTCACCGTGAAAAAGACAATACTCGACTATTTCTATAAGAAACAGAAAACACACGATGCTCTAGTATTAATGCTAGTATTGCTTAGTTTATACTGCATGCTCCAAAACTCAAAGCATACTTCTCTGTCAGATAAATGAGTCTCAGTTTGACTTGCGAAAGTCTGTAGATTCTCTAGCAATATATTTGGGGATTTTTTACATATTGCTAGTGAATTTCAGATTTCTTTTAGTCATACAAAAGATACATTGGATAGGAGTCATAAGAAAAAGCTGTTCCTAAATTTCAAATGCATTCCTTGATATTTTGAGACCAAAAGATACGGTTTGAACAAAAATGAAAGTTTTTACCCTTTGCCAGAGTTTGGAATCACTTCTATAGATTCCTATACACCAATATATATGTAAAACAATCTAAGATGAAACTCTGAGAATTACGTGACTACCTCGCGCATAAATCATAATACGATATTATTCAACAGAATGTCTGACACCATAGAAATGCATTCAGGTCATGTACATAAACTGAACAAGAAATATGAATTTACAGTACCTCTTTAAAGGAATAGACATCGCTTCCCCAAAGCCAAGCATCACAACCTGCATCTCTTGCACCCCAGATGTCATTTCTACGATCATCTCCTACATGAACTGCATCCTCAGGTTTGACATCCAACAACTCACAAGCTCTAAGGAAAATTGTGGGGTTTGGCTTTTCCGCTGCAACCTGCGACAGATACAATGTCAATAACTACGATCGCTGAAGAATTTGGCAAAGTAGAAGAAGCAAATTACAACTTACTTCAGCTGAGACTGCCACAGCATCAAACCAGTGATCACAATTCAAAGCCCGCAACAGAGGTCTTAACCTTGTATCAAAGTTTGACACAACAGCAATTTTTACTCCTGCATTTCTCAAGGCCTTAAAAACTTTCTCAGCATTTGGATCACAGAGATGCCATGCCTGGAAGACCGTTAAAGAGGAAAACAACAAAGAATTTCATGAAAATGAAATAGCACACCAACAGACTAGATTACATTTAATTACACCTGAGTTCCTAAaaatttgatatattaatggcTTCAGTAAACCAACCTTATCAGTGGTATAGTAGTTATACAGCTCTTCAAAGTATTGGGAATCTGAACAGCCAGTTGATGAACTAACTATATATTGCCAAAATGGTCTCCCGTCATTAACATATCTGCAAATCAGTTTGCCAAATTTTAAGAAACAATTTATACTGAAGACCGAGGGAAATGGAGCTTTCTGGAAGAGAAAAGACCTCATCGGGTCTGAAGCAAGATTGATTAACAAACTTATCTCCTATATTATGCAAATTAGCATACACTTGGCCATATAATTCTTGGAATCAGCAATTCATCAATTAAATATCTATGAATACACACTAGTTTCTGGAAGTTAGCAACAGTCTTAAGAGTGAGATGGAATTAGTGGAGAGTGGAGACAACAGAGCAATTATAGCATAGCCAGAATCATCTTCAGTTGTGCACTTCACACAATCAATTTACTGGAAAGAATGTTAATTATATTATATCTATATGAAAGTTTTGCCAACTTCTGTTTTGTAACTAAATCAGTCTTGTTGAATGAAAGCGAATTCCAGAATTAGTAACTATGTTGAAGTTTAGTGAGCAAGCTTTAATCTATTATTACTTGGCCTAATAGATTAAATTCAATAATACACTTGTGCACCCAATACCTCTTGGTGTAGAATGTAGAGGTATCTCACTCGCTCCTTTTACGAGATGTCGAGACTTGTGCTCAATAAGACCACTATTGTGCATAGGAATAGACCTAATTCTGGGAATGCTCTAAGAACCTAGACTCTTATAGCTTTCAAAGAGGAACTGTACAAATTAATTAATTCCATCAACTTGACACCAACGGGATATGAGAAGGAAGATTTGAACATTTTTTAGAAAAAACACAATGCACAGTGCACTAAGAACGAGAAACTGATTTTACTCTGCCATAGAGAAAGTCAAGGAAAACAAACAGCACAGCCTTACAATGTTTCTACAACTCATCTCAAAAGGATGACAAATTGATTTACCAGAACCGACATGATTCCAAACGCGAACCCTCCCTATTTGTTCAAATCTTTTAATATAACAATAACAATTTTTTACATTTATATTGTACCCAATTACACGTTCAAATGAAGTTTCAAGCACATAAGCTCATTCTTGATTGCAGATTATTCAAATATTTCAGTAGTGAGAGAAAAAACACCACTTTCTAAAAGTCAAAAGACAAAGATATATTAAAAGCTAAAGACTGGAAAAAAgagaattaaaaaaaaaataaagatGCCAACACCAATAATTACCCCAACTAAAGGAAGCTACCAAAAGCTCATAAAGATATACAGATATTACTCCTAACAATAAACATAGTTTTACATAATATAATTAGAGCAAATCCAAGTGTGCTAGTAGCTTCCTTATAAATAGTATAAAATAATAACTCTTAGTAAGTTAGTacatgattttatatttcaactCCAACAATAATCTATAAATTCATcccttattattattataataataaatttgaaaagaTATGAACACAAAGTGGAAGAAAGAGAAAGAATAAAGTGGAAGAAAGAGTGAGAAATTAATATtctattaataaaaataaaaaatgatatAAGGAAGAACTAGTTGTTTCTTAAAGATAAAGTATGAAAGTGATATCTTAGTGATTTAAGGAACTACTAAGAGTGTCAATTTAGGTCAAGTTCCTTATATTTAAACTTAATAGCCCATTTAAGGAAGCATTAAGGCCAAGTTCCTTATATTTAAACTTAATAGCTCATTTAAAGAAGCGGTTGGACTTGCTCTAACAACAATCAATCTATACAAAAATTTAAGATAAAAAAAATGCCTAAAAAAACCATGCACTACTAATACACCAACACAAACAAAAAATCTCaagaaaatattaaataaatGGTTAAAAAATATTACCTTAATCGAGATCTACCCCAAGGCTGCTCATAAGCTCTCCTGTATCTATTCAATATCTCATCTTCAGAGTAATCCACACCATACTTCTCACCAATTTGTCTGTATATCTAACaccaaaataaaaacaaaaattataacaaaataaaaaaagggtatttttaaatgatcataaaaaaaaattaaaaaaataaacctGGGCCATGGGTTGAGAGGGAATAACAAGAGTGCCAACAGCATCAACAAGAAGAGCCTTATGAGTGATATTACCACCATACAAAGCTCTTCTATATTCTTCATAACCTTTCCACCCCACCAGTCTTGAAGAATTCATCATCTCTGAGTTAGCTGCAGATGATGAGAATGATCCGGACCCGGACCCGAAAAACGGGTCGGGTTGGTTCTTGAAAGGTCCATTAATGGAGGTGGTGTTTTGAAGAGTGGGTTTGTGGGTTATGGAAGAAAGGAGCCTAGCAGTTTTCGTTCTCATTGCCATAGCTCGCCACCTTCATTTGCTGTGATTTGtatgagtgagagagagagagagagagagagttttagTTATTTCGGTTGTTTGGAGTGAGTTAAAAATGGAAGCGTTTGGAACTAGAGAATTGTAATTTGTAGCCAAGAATAGGAGAAAGTTATGGGGAAAGCTCtgaaatttataataaaatattgcaaatttgttattttttttaattacaaTTTTATCCTTTTAATGAAAATATGAATAACAAACAAGTCagtttttatttataaattataacaGTCATCTTTTGGATGTTTTGTTTTGACAAGTCAATGATGTGGGCATTTTTGTTTAATTTTGAATATGGAACAGAAAACCAAAATATTGGTGTACTTCAAAATCTTGATAATTGGAATCAGACAACCAGGGTTGAAATTATAATCGCCACCGTTCAAAAATTTCGGATATATAAGAGTTTGAGCCCGTGAAGAATtcgaatttaaatattttaaataagtGAAGCAGTTCAGTTGGTATAAGTTAAACAAATTTAAATATTGGGGTGATAGAAAAcaagtaatttttttaaaataaatttaatctATTTTAATGTATGATTATTGGTATTATTAATAATAAGAAGAGTATTATATTAAATTTTAGTTAactaaattattaaaaaaaatataacaacAAAACACTAATACTACAGTAGTCATAGACCGAGTGAGAGTGGAATACAAGTGAAAAAACAGAGGAGACAATCGTAGTGAGGTGGCAGTGCATGAAGGCTGTGAGAATCCTTGTCAGCTCCGCCCCATTTTTTGTATTTTGTTTTTGTCCGTTTCATGGGGTTGTGGTTTTTTATGTTGTATTTGGTGCCTTTCGGCTGTAATTCCATGGATTTATTTTTGTTAGTGAGCacataaaatttattaaattagaTACAATTTCCTCCCTCTGTTTTTTTATATGAAGCGTTTAACCTTTTTTCATGTACTTTTAACAGCTTTGAAAATATGATtagaattaatatatatatattaatatttattttctaaattaaaatataacatatatatttttaatttagaataagaaaaaaattaaaataaatattttagctATATATTCAAAGACACATTGACGTGTGTGTAAAAAGTAAACGCCCTATATTTTGGATGAGAGGGTGTATTAATCTAATTTTTGTATATACACGGATCAATCattattaaaaaatgaaaaaataataattaatttaaacAAGTTGAAATTATATATTTCCGCGCTAAGCATGTACAAAGGGCGCATCTAAGTAGAGGCTTACGGGATTACGTGCTCTCACaaaatttgttaaaaataatttttatgaGCAATGGGTATTATAAATAGGTATATTTAATCAAGTGTCCCCTTGAGAAAGTTGAGTGCCCCTACATTTACGTATTTATTTCAATGATCCATGTTGAAAATTATGATTTAGCTATCTAATATCTATAATGCAGTTGACCATATAAAACTATGATATAACTTTCTAATATATATTGTGAAATTGAGCGTACAAAATTATTAGTGATTCCCTCTCTAGCGTGGCACGAATGACAAAAAAGTACCGGCTAATTAGTATTTAGTACCtcgttttattttatttatagaaaaataacaAACTCGTCATAGATGATCGGTTGTTAATTCGTGTATATAACTAAAGTTAGTTAGCATTGTTTTCTTGTTCAACAATTCAACCATTTATAAACACACAAATGGTGAGCATTGGCGATTGAGTCGTTGAATCGATATCGTAGAATCGCAATCATAGGATCGTTATCGTTGAATCATTATTTTTGTGAAATAGTCGTTAAAATATCATCATCAACATTTCATCGAATGATCAATTGTAACCGAATTTTGATCCATCGAGTGTGCATCCATAAGATGCAAGTACACATCAACTTGTTTCGGTCAAATTTAATGGAAATAATTTAAACAACTGGAAAAGATTAGTGATATTGATATTATCAGCTAAAAACAAACTAGGCTTTGTTAAAGGACCAGTGATTCCACTTGCATCAACTTCTACTAAATACAGTGTTTGAAAACGATGCAATTCCTTAGTAATTTCATGAATCATGTTTAATCTCGACGAAACCAATGCAAGAAGCGTTCTGTTTCTCAAAACTGCTAGATCGATCTGGAAAGACCTAGAAGAAAGACTTAGTACTTCATAAATTACAGAGCTATACTCATTGGGAAGGAACTTATAGAAATTTCTCAGAATTCTCAATCTGTTTTTGAATTTTATACCAAACTCAAGACAATTTTGTCGGGTttttgttagatattgaatgcaacacagagggggtggggtgaatgtgtttcttggatttttagcctttaTAAAATTGTTTACACTGTAGGTGGACAAAATAGTTAAGATATTGTAGAGATACCGTGtttatagaattaataaaaaagcacaatattttcaaaactcacttaatttttattaattaagttggtcTTACTACAAATTTTGTGTTCTTAAGAAAACAAGAACTCGGCTtttatcttgagagaatacaagaaaatctagatttGTTTGTCACTTGTGAACTAATGACCCGTGCATGTTTTATAGACTCgcagcacgggtttacaagacttgcactaaaatatactaaactactttctaaaacaacctttttctatttccatttatagcttagcaaatatgtgcagaatcttgcaggtccgtgaccaccctttgtccagttaattTTGGCCCTTaatcttgtattcttccagctactttgtagacttttcaatctatCGAGTGgatcgtttgttgactgataatcttgaatcttgaacttgtcttcATTCCGTAtttgagaagtatgtcgagaCCTCCAGTTTATtttatagagaagtgacatctgGATAAGTATAATGACATATCGAGATCTTTGAGTTCTCAATAGGTATATGTGACTTGTCGAGTTCTCTAgatccttgcatgcaaaatggcttatcgatatatctgagatctctttatttagaaatgatttgtcgatatctctgagatctctatatacacattttgacttatcgatatctctaagatctctatatgagaaattgactagtCGATATtttccaattcttcacatcttcatttgacttgtcgatatctctgagttatctacatgcagaaatgacttgtcgatatctcaaattctttacatcttcatttgacttgtatatatctttgagacttctctataagacatTTTAGACTTCTCTCCAAATCATTCTGAacttctcaaatgacttctcgatataacttgatttgtaacttgtagatttcttgacttcgAACATTTTTCATTGAACAACTTTATTCAACTCTaaacttctacatcttttctccgaggcatgatcatggcttgatcttcttacaaagtttattccttagcttgaacCTGTTCACTGTAAAAATCCCCCAATCTAATCATCTAACCATTTTTACAAACTCTAGAGATAAAatacagaatacaaatttagattatcatataacttaatcttatggttgtcaatgtgacttagtcttgttattatataatcatgtcttgcacaacaattttCAATATTAAAGATTTGGGTCTTTTACATTATTTTCTAGGCATCGAGGTTGGCTACTATACTAATGGTATTACTTTAAGTCAAGAAAAAATTACTAAAGATCTTATCCATGCTTATCCTTATGAGCTAACTCGCAAAGCTTCTATTCCATTACCCCTCAATCTCAAGCTGGACTCTCATGGTGGCACTTTGCCGCTTGCTCCTGATTTTTACAAATCATTTGTAGCTAAACTTAATTACCTTACCAACACCCGTCGTGATTTGAATTATGTCGTGCAAATGTTGAGCCAATTCATGCAAACTCTATGTACTACTCATCTTGATGCATCATTACACACAATCAAGTACATTTCTACATCTTCTAGCCATGGTATTCTTCTGCATGCTTTAAACTCCTTAACTCTTCAAGCCTATCCGGATAGTGATTGAGCTTTTTGTCCCATGTCACTGGTTATGTAATGCTCTTTGGTGATTCTCCTGTGTCCTGAAAGTCTAAGATGCAGTCTACCATCTTTCgttcttcttcagaatctgaattTCATGCTATGGCATCAGCTGCAGCTGAAGTTACCTGGACAGTGAGACTCCTTGAAGAACTTGGTGTGCATAATTTAACCTATGTCACTCTCTGTTGTGATAATCAATTTGCCATTCATATTTCCAAGAATCCTATTTTTCATGAGCGTACTAAGCATATCGATATGGATTGTCATTTTACTTGTGATAA carries:
- the LOC141689934 gene encoding uncharacterized protein LOC141689934, with translation MAMRTKTARLLSSITHKPTLQNTTSINGPFKNQPDPFFGSGSGSFSSSAANSEMMNSSRLVGWKGYEEYRRALYGGNITHKALLVDAVGTLVIPSQPMAQIYRQIGEKYGVDYSEDEILNRYRRAYEQPWGRSRLRYVNDGRPFWQYIVSSSTGCSDSQYFEELYNYYTTDKAWHLCDPNAEKVFKALRNAGVKIAVVSNFDTRLRPLLRALNCDHWFDAVAVSAEVAAEKPNPTIFLRACELLDVKPEDAVHVGDDRRNDIWGARDAGCDAWLWGSDVYSFKEVAQRIGVQV